A window of Sutcliffiella cohnii contains these coding sequences:
- a CDS encoding NADH-quinone oxidoreductase subunit D yields the protein MIRTEEMLLNVGPQHPSTHGVFRLVVKIDGEIITEATPVIGYLHRGTEKLAENLQYTQIIPYTDRMDYLSAMTNNYVICHAVETMMNIEIPERAEYLRVLAMELGRVASHLVWYGTYLLDIGAVSPFLYAFREREMIINLLNELSGARLTFNYMRVGGVKWDAPEGWIEKVEEFVPYMREQLKGYHELVTGNEIFLSRVKGVGRYTKEDALQYSLSGANLRCTGVKWDLRKNEPYSIYDRFDFDVPVQDGGDAWARYQVRMAEIEESLKIIEQAVAQFPSEGPIMAKVPKIIKAPKGEAYVRIESPRGEIGCYINSDGKKEPYRLKFRRPSFYNLQILPKLLKGENMANLITILGAIDIVLGEVDG from the coding sequence ATGATTCGTACAGAGGAAATGCTATTAAACGTTGGACCTCAGCATCCAAGTACACACGGAGTTTTTCGTCTTGTTGTAAAAATTGACGGGGAAATCATTACAGAAGCTACACCTGTCATAGGGTACCTTCATCGTGGTACAGAAAAATTAGCTGAAAACTTGCAGTATACACAAATTATTCCGTATACAGACCGAATGGATTATCTCTCTGCGATGACAAACAACTATGTAATCTGTCATGCAGTAGAAACAATGATGAATATTGAAATTCCGGAAAGAGCGGAATATTTACGAGTACTTGCAATGGAATTAGGACGCGTCGCGAGCCACCTTGTATGGTACGGTACATACTTGTTAGATATCGGGGCTGTATCTCCTTTTCTTTACGCGTTTCGTGAAAGAGAAATGATCATTAATCTATTAAATGAGCTTTCTGGAGCACGCCTAACGTTTAACTACATGCGTGTAGGAGGCGTAAAATGGGATGCGCCTGAAGGCTGGATTGAAAAGGTAGAAGAATTTGTTCCATATATGCGCGAACAACTGAAAGGCTACCACGAACTAGTAACGGGTAACGAAATTTTCTTAAGCCGTGTAAAAGGAGTTGGACGTTACACGAAAGAGGACGCTCTTCAATACTCACTAAGTGGGGCAAACTTACGCTGTACTGGTGTGAAGTGGGATCTTCGCAAAAATGAGCCATATTCGATTTATGATCGTTTCGACTTTGATGTTCCAGTTCAAGATGGTGGAGACGCATGGGCTAGATATCAAGTACGCATGGCTGAAATAGAAGAATCATTAAAAATTATCGAGCAAGCGGTCGCTCAGTTCCCTAGTGAAGGTCCAATTATGGCAAAAGTACCGAAAATAATTAAAGCACCTAAAGGAGAGGCGTACGTTAGAATTGAATCGCCTCGTGGTGAAATTGGTTGCTACATTAACAGTGATGGTAAAAAAGAGCCATATCGATTAAAGTTTCGTAGACCATCTTTCTACAACCTTCAAATTCTCCCAAAACTTTTAAAAGGAGAAAATATGGCTAACTTAATCACGATACTAGGTGCAATTGATATCGTACTTGGGGAGGTGGATGGCTAA
- a CDS encoding NADH-quinone oxidoreductase subunit C, translating into MSDEKSLEELKKEAAAKAKAAALAKMKAKQEEAEARDESPSEEESDLDLAKKKAAAAAKAKAAALAKQKAKEAETQEEAPSAEEESDLDLAKKKAAAAAKAKAAALAKQKAKEATEAEAGSSDSDDDKEKAIALAKAKAAAAAKAKAAALAKQKREGDAEESEDASDDKEKAIALAKAKAAAAAKAKAAALAKQKRDGGATDGDPSDEKAKAAAAAKAKAAAAAKAKAAALAKQQRDGGATSGDASDEKAKAIAAAKAKAAAAAKAKAAAAAKVGGKAATEAEPEKPSPNQKYLDKYLKVIQEHLGEDVLEESYINRLSKDVPTLIVKRESYFKLAEFLRYNEQLGFEYLSELHGTDFETHMEIYIHLYSYKNSQSVAVKVKVDRDNPEIPSLQPVWAGADWPEREAYDLLGIIFTGHPNLTRIMMPDDWVGYPLRKDYEPFDVEV; encoded by the coding sequence ATGAGCGATGAGAAAAGTTTAGAAGAATTAAAGAAGGAAGCAGCTGCGAAGGCGAAAGCGGCAGCTCTTGCTAAAATGAAAGCTAAACAAGAAGAAGCAGAAGCAAGGGATGAATCCCCTTCTGAAGAAGAAAGCGACCTCGACTTAGCGAAGAAAAAAGCAGCAGCGGCAGCGAAAGCAAAGGCGGCTGCACTAGCGAAGCAAAAGGCGAAAGAAGCTGAAACTCAAGAAGAAGCACCATCCGCAGAAGAAGAAAGCGACCTTGACTTAGCAAAGAAAAAAGCAGCGGCGGCAGCAAAAGCGAAGGCAGCGGCATTAGCGAAACAAAAGGCGAAAGAAGCAACTGAGGCAGAAGCAGGCAGTAGTGATTCGGATGATGACAAGGAAAAAGCAATTGCATTAGCAAAAGCAAAAGCGGCGGCAGCGGCGAAAGCAAAGGCAGCAGCGTTAGCGAAGCAAAAACGTGAAGGCGATGCAGAGGAAAGCGAAGACGCATCGGATGACAAGGAAAAAGCAATTGCATTAGCAAAAGCAAAAGCAGCAGCGGCGGCAAAGGCAAAGGCGGCCGCACTAGCGAAGCAAAAACGTGACGGTGGAGCAACTGATGGAGACCCATCAGATGAAAAAGCAAAAGCGGCTGCAGCAGCAAAAGCAAAAGCAGCAGCGGCGGCGAAAGCAAAGGCGGCCGCACTAGCGAAGCAACAGCGTGACGGCGGAGCAACTAGCGGAGACGCATCAGATGAAAAAGCAAAAGCAATCGCAGCAGCAAAGGCAAAAGCAGCGGCGGCGGCAAAAGCAAAAGCAGCTGCAGCAGCGAAGGTAGGCGGCAAAGCGGCAACAGAAGCGGAACCGGAAAAGCCATCGCCTAACCAAAAATATTTAGATAAATATTTAAAAGTTATTCAAGAGCATTTAGGAGAAGATGTGCTTGAAGAGTCCTATATTAATAGACTATCGAAAGACGTGCCAACATTAATAGTGAAGCGAGAAAGCTATTTTAAGCTAGCAGAGTTCTTAAGATACAATGAACAGCTCGGTTTTGAATATTTGTCTGAGTTACATGGAACTGATTTTGAGACACATATGGAAATATATATACACTTATATTCCTATAAAAATAGTCAATCCGTTGCTGTAAAGGTGAAAGTAGACCGGGACAATCCAGAGATTCCATCTCTCCAACCAGTTTGGGCGGGAGCAGATTGGCCAGAGCGTGAAGCGTATGACTTATTAGGAATTATTTTTACAGGTCATCCGAACTTAACGCGAATTATGATGCCGGATGATTGGGTTGGATATCCATTACGTAAAGATTATGAGCCGTTTGATGTGGAGGTGTAG
- a CDS encoding NuoB/complex I 20 kDa subunit family protein: MDLNLENISPEEMEELKQTVFLTTLEELKAWARSNSIWPMTFGLACCAIEMMGVGSSHYDLDRFGSFFRTSPRQSDCMIVSGTVTKKMAPVLKRLYDQMPEPKWVIAMGSCATAGGPYIKSYSVVKGVDQIVPVDVYIPGCPPNPAALIYGINKLREKIRYEAKTGKKVI; the protein is encoded by the coding sequence ATGGACCTAAATTTAGAGAATATTTCACCAGAGGAAATGGAAGAGTTAAAGCAAACTGTATTTCTTACCACGTTAGAAGAGCTAAAAGCATGGGCGCGAAGTAATTCAATTTGGCCAATGACGTTTGGTTTAGCTTGTTGTGCAATTGAAATGATGGGAGTTGGATCGTCTCACTACGACTTAGATCGTTTTGGGTCGTTTTTCCGTACATCTCCTCGTCAGTCAGATTGCATGATTGTATCAGGTACCGTTACGAAAAAAATGGCGCCTGTTTTAAAACGTTTATATGATCAAATGCCTGAGCCGAAATGGGTCATAGCGATGGGGTCCTGTGCGACTGCTGGCGGTCCATATATTAAATCCTATTCCGTAGTAAAAGGAGTGGACCAAATAGTACCGGTTGACGTATATATTCCAGGTTGTCCTCCAAATCCTGCGGCTCTTATTTATGGAATTAACAAACTGAGAGAAAAGATTCGCTATGAAGCAAAGACTGGGAAGAAGGTGATCTAG
- a CDS encoding NADH-quinone oxidoreductase subunit A, whose amino-acid sequence MSLLNLYQNNYLIVIVFLLLGVLLPIVALTAGRFLRPHAPNAAKQTTYESGIDPFHDSRVQFNVRYYIFALLFVIFDVETVFLYPWAVAYEKLGVFALIEMLIFVVMLLIGLIYAWKKKVLKWT is encoded by the coding sequence ATGAGTCTACTTAACTTATATCAAAATAACTATTTGATTGTGATCGTGTTCTTGCTATTAGGCGTGTTACTTCCTATCGTTGCTTTAACGGCAGGTAGGTTTTTAAGACCACATGCTCCAAACGCAGCAAAGCAAACAACGTATGAAAGTGGTATCGACCCGTTTCACGATTCACGTGTTCAGTTTAATGTTCGATATTACATTTTCGCATTACTGTTTGTCATCTTTGATGTAGAAACCGTATTTTTATATCCATGGGCTGTTGCTTATGAGAAGCTAGGAGTCTTTGCATTAATTGAAATGCTTATCTTCGTTGTTATGCTTCTTATCGGACTTATCTATGCATGGAAGAAGAAGGTGTTAAAATGGACCTAA
- a CDS encoding F0F1 ATP synthase subunit epsilon, translating into MKTLTVSVVTPDGPVYESDAEMVVSKTLEGELGVLPGHIPMVAPLQIGAVRVKNANTTDLVAVSGGFLEVRPDKVTILAQAAETSKDIDVTRAEEARKRAESRMQSKQDDIDFRRAELALKRAINRLNVAKRS; encoded by the coding sequence ATGAAGACGTTAACTGTCAGTGTAGTAACTCCCGATGGCCCGGTTTATGAATCTGATGCAGAAATGGTCGTATCAAAAACTCTTGAAGGTGAGCTCGGGGTTTTACCAGGACATATTCCAATGGTAGCTCCTTTACAAATCGGAGCTGTTCGCGTGAAAAATGCGAATACTACGGATCTTGTTGCTGTTAGTGGTGGATTCCTTGAAGTACGACCTGACAAGGTAACAATCCTAGCACAAGCGGCAGAGACTTCAAAGGACATTGATGTTACCCGTGCGGAAGAAGCTAGAAAGCGTGCGGAAAGTCGTATGCAATCTAAACAAGATGACATCGACTTCCGTCGTGCAGAACTAGCACTTAAACGCGCAATCAACCGTCTAAACGTTGCTAAACGCAGCTAA
- the atpD gene encoding F0F1 ATP synthase subunit beta has protein sequence MKGRVTQIMGPVVDVKFESGHLPEIYNALKINHKARSANEVDIELTLEVALHLGDDSVRTIAMASTDGVVRGMEVEDTGSPISVPVGDVTLGRVFNVLGENIDLDTPVAAGARRDPIHRTAPTFEQLSTDVEILETGIKVVDLLAPYIKGGKIGLFGGAGVGKTVLIQELINNIAQEHGGISVFAGVGERTREGNDLYHEMSDSGVIGKTAMVFGQMNEPPGARMRVALTGLTMAEYFRDEQGQDVLFFIDNIFRFTQAGSEVSALLGRMPSAVGYQPTLATEMGQLQERITSTAVGSVTSIQAIYVPADDYTDPAPATTFAHLDATTNLERKLSEMGIYPAVDPLASTSRALSPEVVGDDHYAVAREVQSTLQRYRELQDIIAILGMDELTDDDKLTVHRARRIQFFLSQNFHVAEQFTGQKGSYVPVQETVKGFREILDGKYDHLPEDAFRLVGRIEEVVEKAKSMGVEV, from the coding sequence ATGAAAGGACGCGTTACTCAAATCATGGGTCCAGTAGTAGACGTAAAGTTCGAAAGTGGACATCTTCCTGAAATTTACAACGCTCTAAAAATTAATCATAAAGCACGTAGCGCTAATGAAGTTGATATCGAATTAACTTTAGAAGTTGCCCTTCACTTAGGGGACGATTCAGTTCGTACAATCGCTATGGCTTCTACTGATGGTGTCGTTCGTGGCATGGAAGTAGAAGATACAGGTTCTCCTATTTCTGTACCAGTAGGAGACGTAACATTAGGTCGTGTATTCAACGTATTAGGGGAAAACATCGACTTAGATACACCAGTTGCAGCAGGCGCTCGTCGTGATCCAATTCATAGAACAGCACCTACATTTGAGCAACTTTCTACAGACGTAGAAATCCTTGAAACTGGTATTAAAGTAGTAGACTTACTTGCTCCATACATTAAAGGTGGAAAAATCGGTCTATTCGGTGGTGCCGGTGTAGGTAAAACAGTATTAATCCAGGAGCTTATCAACAACATCGCTCAAGAACACGGTGGTATTTCCGTATTCGCAGGTGTTGGAGAACGTACTCGTGAAGGTAATGACCTTTACCACGAAATGAGCGACTCTGGCGTTATCGGCAAAACAGCGATGGTATTCGGTCAGATGAACGAACCACCTGGAGCGCGTATGCGTGTTGCCTTAACTGGTCTTACAATGGCGGAATATTTCCGTGATGAGCAAGGTCAGGACGTTCTATTCTTTATCGATAACATCTTCCGTTTCACACAAGCAGGTTCAGAGGTTTCTGCCCTACTAGGCCGTATGCCATCTGCCGTTGGTTACCAACCAACACTTGCTACTGAAATGGGTCAATTACAGGAGCGTATCACGTCTACAGCTGTCGGTTCTGTTACATCGATCCAAGCGATCTACGTACCAGCCGATGACTATACGGATCCAGCTCCAGCAACAACGTTCGCTCACTTAGATGCGACAACAAACTTAGAGCGTAAATTATCTGAGATGGGTATTTATCCTGCGGTAGACCCACTTGCTTCAACTTCTCGTGCATTATCACCTGAAGTAGTAGGAGATGATCATTACGCAGTAGCTCGTGAAGTACAGTCTACTTTACAACGTTACAGAGAATTACAAGATATCATTGCAATCCTAGGTATGGACGAGTTAACAGATGATGACAAATTAACTGTTCACCGTGCTCGTCGTATCCAATTCTTCTTATCTCAAAACTTCCACGTTGCTGAGCAGTTCACTGGACAAAAAGGTTCTTACGTTCCTGTTCAAGAAACGGTTAAAGGTTTCCGTGAAATTCTTGACGGTAAATACGACCACCTTCCAGAAGATGCATTCCGCTTAGTTGGACGCATTGAAGAAGTAGTGGAAAAAGCGAAGTCAATGGGTGTAGAAGTTTAA
- a CDS encoding F0F1 ATP synthase subunit gamma, with amino-acid sequence MASLRDIKTRINSTKKTSQITKAMQMVSASKLNRAETNAKAFNPYMDKIQEVVASIALGSTDVTHPMLQTRPVKRTGYIVMTSDRGLAGAYNSNILRTVYQTIQKRHKSQDEYAVIAIGRVGRDFFKTRNIPVYSEITGLGDHVSFAEIKDIASQAVGMFADETFDELYIYYNHFVSAISQEVTEKKLLPLSDLAQDSKLTSYEFEPSQDAILEVLLPQYAESLIYGALLDAKASEHAARMTAMQSATDNAKELIRDLTLVYNRARQAAITQEITEITAGAAALE; translated from the coding sequence TTGGCATCATTACGCGACATAAAAACGAGAATTAACTCAACAAAGAAGACGAGTCAAATTACGAAAGCAATGCAAATGGTATCTGCTTCGAAATTAAATCGTGCAGAAACAAACGCAAAAGCTTTCAACCCATATATGGACAAAATTCAAGAGGTAGTTGCAAGTATCGCACTTGGAAGTACAGATGTAACGCATCCAATGTTACAAACACGTCCTGTAAAACGTACTGGCTACATCGTCATGACTTCTGATCGTGGATTAGCAGGTGCTTATAACAGTAATATTTTACGTACTGTATACCAAACAATCCAAAAGCGACACAAGTCTCAAGATGAGTACGCAGTAATTGCCATCGGTCGAGTTGGCCGCGATTTCTTCAAAACACGTAATATCCCTGTATATTCCGAAATCACGGGATTAGGGGACCACGTATCGTTTGCGGAGATTAAAGATATCGCGAGTCAAGCAGTTGGTATGTTTGCAGATGAGACTTTTGATGAGTTATACATCTATTACAACCACTTCGTAAGTGCAATTTCACAAGAAGTAACAGAGAAAAAACTACTTCCACTATCGGACTTAGCTCAAGACTCTAAACTTACTTCTTATGAATTTGAACCATCTCAAGACGCTATTTTAGAAGTTTTACTTCCGCAATACGCAGAAAGTTTAATTTACGGTGCTTTACTTGACGCAAAAGCTAGTGAACACGCAGCACGTATGACGGCAATGCAAAGTGCGACAGATAACGCGAAAGAGCTTATCCGTGACCTTACACTTGTTTACAACCGTGCACGTCAAGCAGCGATTACACAAGAAATTACCGAGATTACAGCTGGTGCGGCTGCATTAGAATAG
- the atpA gene encoding F0F1 ATP synthase subunit alpha encodes MSIKAEEISALIKKQIESYQSEIEVSDVGTVIQVGDGIARAHGLDNVMAGELVEFSNGVMGLAQNLEENNVGIVILGPFREIKEGDSVRRTGRIMEVPVGPELIGRVVNPLGQPVDGLGPIETKKTRPIESAAPGVMDRKSVHEPLQTGIKAIDALVPIGRGQRELIIGDRQTGKTSVAIDTILNQADQDMICIYVAIGQKESTVRGVVETLRKHGALDYTIVVTASASQPAPMLFLAPYAGVTMGEEFMYNGKHVLVVYDDLTKQASAYRELSLLLKRPPGREAYPGDVFYLHSRLLERAAKLSDAKGSGSLTALPFIETQAGDVSAYIPTNVISITDGQIFLQSDLFFSGVRPAINAGLSVSRVGGSAQTKAMKKVSGTLRLDLASFRELEAFAQFGSDLDKATQAKLNRGARTVEVLKQGLNKPIKMEKQVAILYALTKGFIDDVPVEDVTRFEEELFVFLDHNRKEVLEEIRTTGALPKDEETLKDAILAFKKTFVPTEK; translated from the coding sequence ATGAGCATCAAAGCTGAAGAAATTAGTGCGCTGATAAAAAAGCAAATCGAAAGTTATCAGTCAGAAATCGAAGTTAGCGATGTAGGTACAGTTATTCAAGTAGGTGACGGTATTGCTCGTGCTCATGGCCTCGACAACGTCATGGCTGGAGAACTTGTTGAATTTTCAAACGGTGTTATGGGTCTTGCCCAAAACCTTGAGGAAAACAACGTAGGTATCGTTATTCTTGGTCCTTTCCGCGAAATTAAGGAAGGAGATTCTGTTCGCCGTACTGGCCGTATCATGGAGGTACCAGTAGGTCCAGAATTAATCGGTCGTGTCGTGAATCCATTAGGACAACCTGTGGATGGTCTTGGCCCAATTGAAACAAAGAAAACTCGTCCAATCGAGAGTGCAGCTCCTGGTGTTATGGATCGTAAATCCGTTCATGAGCCACTTCAAACTGGTATTAAAGCGATTGATGCGCTTGTACCAATCGGACGTGGACAACGTGAGTTAATTATCGGTGACCGTCAAACTGGTAAAACTTCCGTTGCAATTGATACAATCTTAAACCAAGCTGACCAAGATATGATTTGTATCTATGTAGCTATCGGTCAAAAAGAATCTACTGTTCGTGGAGTAGTAGAAACTTTACGTAAGCATGGTGCATTAGATTACACAATCGTTGTAACAGCATCTGCTTCTCAACCAGCTCCAATGTTATTCTTAGCACCTTACGCTGGGGTAACAATGGGTGAAGAATTCATGTATAACGGAAAACACGTATTAGTTGTGTATGATGACTTAACGAAACAAGCGTCTGCATACCGTGAGCTTTCCTTACTATTAAAACGTCCTCCAGGTCGTGAAGCTTACCCTGGTGACGTATTCTACCTACACTCTCGTTTATTAGAGCGTGCAGCAAAACTTAGTGATGCAAAAGGATCAGGTTCCCTAACAGCGTTACCATTTATTGAAACGCAAGCTGGTGACGTATCTGCATACATCCCAACAAACGTTATTTCCATCACTGATGGACAAATTTTCTTACAATCAGACTTATTCTTCTCAGGAGTTCGTCCTGCGATCAACGCTGGTTTATCCGTATCCCGTGTTGGTGGATCGGCACAAACAAAAGCGATGAAGAAGGTATCTGGTACACTTCGTCTAGACTTAGCGTCTTTCCGTGAGTTAGAAGCGTTCGCTCAGTTCGGATCTGACCTTGATAAAGCGACACAAGCGAAATTAAATCGTGGTGCTCGTACGGTAGAAGTGTTAAAACAAGGTTTAAACAAACCAATAAAAATGGAAAAACAAGTTGCGATTCTTTACGCATTAACGAAAGGTTTCATCGACGACGTTCCAGTTGAAGATGTAACTCGTTTCGAAGAAGAGTTATTTGTATTCTTAGATCATAACCGTAAAGAAGTATTAGAAGAAATTCGTACTACTGGTGCTTTACCAAAAGACGAAGAAACTCTTAAAGACGCAATCCTTGCATTCAAAAAGACGTTCGTTCCAACTGAAAAGTAA
- a CDS encoding F0F1 ATP synthase subunit delta: MSKNSAAKRYALALFQIAKENNTFDQFDTELAEVKAVFATNKELQLVLTNPKVLKESKKQIIREGFVGASPFIVNTLQLLVDRHRENIVVDMVDEYKKIANEARNIAEAVVYSVKALSEAEKQQLSAVFAAKVGKASLSIENIVDPSILGGLKIQIGNRIFDGSVSSKLERLGRQLTLNR; this comes from the coding sequence ATGAGTAAAAATAGTGCAGCAAAACGTTATGCGTTAGCTCTTTTTCAAATAGCAAAAGAAAACAACACTTTCGATCAATTTGATACAGAATTAGCAGAAGTAAAAGCAGTGTTCGCAACGAACAAAGAATTACAATTAGTGTTAACAAACCCAAAAGTTTTAAAAGAATCAAAGAAGCAAATCATCCGCGAAGGATTTGTAGGCGCTTCTCCATTTATCGTAAATACATTACAGCTTTTAGTAGATCGTCATCGTGAAAATATTGTAGTCGACATGGTCGATGAGTACAAGAAAATAGCGAATGAAGCTCGCAATATAGCAGAAGCTGTCGTTTATTCCGTAAAAGCTCTTTCAGAAGCAGAAAAGCAACAGCTATCCGCTGTGTTTGCTGCAAAAGTAGGAAAAGCATCATTATCCATTGAAAACATCGTCGATCCATCTATTCTAGGTGGCCTTAAAATTCAAATCGGCAACCGCATTTTTGATGGAAGCGTTAGTAGTAAATTAGAACGTCTTGGACGTCAATTAACTTTGAACAGATAG
- the atpF gene encoding F0F1 ATP synthase subunit B, with the protein MSNLDTLVLGAGGGLTLGDSLVQLTVFLLLLWLLRKFAWDKLMDMMKKRENHISSEIDAAENSNREAKKLLEQQQALLKEARVEAQTLVESAKKIGEDQKNEIIKLAQEEANRVKEDAKKEIEQEKEKAVVALREQVASLSVLIASKVIEKELNEQDQQKLIDDYVKQVGEAR; encoded by the coding sequence ATGAGCAACCTCGACACATTAGTACTTGGTGCTGGTGGTGGTTTAACTCTTGGCGACTCACTTGTCCAATTAACAGTTTTCCTATTATTACTTTGGTTACTACGTAAGTTTGCTTGGGATAAGCTTATGGACATGATGAAGAAACGTGAAAACCATATCTCTAGTGAAATCGATGCGGCTGAAAATAGTAATCGCGAAGCTAAAAAGCTTTTAGAACAGCAACAAGCGTTATTAAAAGAAGCACGCGTTGAAGCGCAAACTCTAGTAGAAAGCGCGAAAAAAATTGGTGAAGACCAAAAGAACGAAATTATTAAATTAGCACAAGAAGAAGCTAATCGCGTAAAAGAAGATGCGAAAAAAGAAATCGAGCAAGAAAAAGAGAAAGCAGTTGTTGCTTTACGTGAGCAGGTAGCATCACTATCTGTCCTAATTGCATCTAAAGTTATTGAAAAAGAACTAAATGAGCAAGATCAACAAAAACTTATCGACGACTACGTTAAACAGGTAGGCGAAGCACGATGA
- the atpE gene encoding F0F1 ATP synthase subunit C yields MGALAAAIAIGLAALGAGFGNGMIVSKTVEGIARQPELKNALQTTMFIGVALVEAVPIIAVVVAFMVM; encoded by the coding sequence ATGGGAGCTTTAGCAGCAGCAATCGCAATTGGTTTAGCAGCACTAGGTGCAGGTTTCGGTAACGGGATGATCGTTAGTAAAACAGTAGAAGGGATCGCTCGTCAACCTGAGTTAAAGAACGCTCTTCAAACTACAATGTTCATCGGGGTAGCACTAGTAGAGGCTGTTCCTATCATCGCGGTAGTAGTAGCATTCATGGTAATGTAA
- the atpB gene encoding F0F1 ATP synthase subunit A, giving the protein MDHGAPIRVVNLFGDFTISFNLSNVIMTIIAATIVFLVAVIGTRTIALRPTGMQNFLEWLVDFVKGIISSTMDLKTGARFITLGLTLLLFVFVSNMLGLPLAIVYNHELWWKAPTADPVMTLTLAVMVVALTHYYGIKLKGFKEYGKDYFRPMPFLFPLKIIEEFANTLTLGLRLYGNMFAGEILLALLVGLAVNGYEVGIASGIVGTVLAAIPMMIWIAFKMFIGSIQAFIFVMLTMVYMAHKVSHDH; this is encoded by the coding sequence TTGGATCATGGAGCACCGATAAGGGTTGTTAATTTGTTTGGGGATTTTACCATATCCTTTAACCTATCAAACGTTATCATGACAATTATTGCAGCAACAATCGTGTTTCTAGTAGCAGTAATCGGAACACGCACAATAGCATTACGACCAACTGGTATGCAAAACTTCCTGGAATGGCTAGTAGATTTTGTGAAAGGCATCATCAGTAGTACGATGGATTTAAAAACTGGAGCCAGATTTATCACGTTAGGACTAACATTGCTTTTGTTCGTGTTTGTTTCTAACATGCTTGGACTTCCATTAGCTATCGTCTATAACCATGAGTTATGGTGGAAAGCGCCTACTGCCGATCCAGTGATGACATTAACGTTGGCTGTAATGGTCGTTGCATTAACGCACTATTATGGTATTAAACTAAAAGGCTTTAAAGAATACGGTAAGGATTACTTTAGACCGATGCCGTTCTTGTTCCCGTTAAAAATAATTGAAGAGTTCGCAAACACGCTTACTCTTGGATTACGTTTATACGGTAACATGTTTGCAGGAGAAATCTTGCTAGCATTACTAGTAGGACTAGCAGTAAATGGATACGAAGTTGGAATCGCATCTGGTATCGTCGGAACTGTTTTAGCAGCAATTCCTATGATGATTTGGATAGCGTTCAAAATGTTCATCGGATCAATTCAAGCGTTTATCTTTGTAATGTTAACAATGGTTTATATGGCACACAAAGTGAGTCATGACCATTAA
- a CDS encoding ATP synthase subunit I gives MPDTKIMFMRHIRYFLFIAALYVLGWGFTPYQDWFLGLLLGTVISFYNHWLLYRKVNKLGTVAAEGGRMMSLGTVSRMAAAVLGVVLAVRLPEYLNLYGVIIGIVTSYIVIIIDSFARIFISSGEER, from the coding sequence ATGCCTGATACTAAAATTATGTTTATGCGTCATATAAGGTATTTTCTATTTATAGCAGCCTTATATGTATTAGGATGGGGTTTCACTCCATACCAAGACTGGTTTCTAGGATTACTACTAGGAACAGTTATCAGCTTTTATAACCATTGGCTACTATACCGAAAAGTTAATAAACTTGGAACGGTAGCAGCTGAAGGTGGCAGAATGATGTCACTTGGAACTGTATCAAGGATGGCTGCCGCCGTATTAGGAGTAGTACTAGCCGTAAGATTGCCAGAATATTTAAATCTATACGGAGTAATTATCGGGATTGTGACATCCTATATTGTCATTATCATAGATTCATTTGCAAGAATTTTCATAAGCAGTGGGGAAGAGAGGTGA